A window of Thermococcus aggregans contains these coding sequences:
- a CDS encoding DUF2101 family protein yields the protein MNFDEIFYKVGEAAEKSVKWLEKCLKEIAKPKPSKNPPKFKILKKLIKRELTVHELLSLNLQLSFILYLVLSLLVVLFGNELYLTLTFVVYFLYLRYTILKNREFFIEVEPYRFFYYGLTTIGFLSFLGYLLVRRFAKNVYYFYAYLVLIFIVVLAFRHIYKSKFTRDWTYGVVEEVKGELVKIDVHDDIRANVKPGKYWVESAEEVEVGDIVKVLVEERIFRSSIPRRVLEVHKAKPSSSETSTQPKAESEESSSK from the coding sequence ATGAACTTTGATGAAATCTTCTATAAAGTCGGTGAAGCGGCTGAGAAATCAGTAAAATGGCTCGAAAAATGCTTAAAGGAGATAGCAAAGCCGAAACCCTCAAAAAACCCTCCGAAATTCAAAATCCTTAAAAAGCTGATAAAGAGAGAACTTACAGTTCATGAGCTTTTAAGTTTAAACCTTCAGCTCTCCTTTATCCTCTATCTCGTGCTTTCATTATTGGTAGTCCTTTTTGGAAATGAGCTCTATTTGACCTTGACTTTTGTTGTTTACTTCCTCTATCTTAGGTATACTATTTTAAAAAACCGGGAGTTCTTCATTGAAGTTGAACCTTACAGATTCTTTTATTACGGGCTAACAACTATCGGCTTTCTCTCCTTTCTTGGATATCTTCTGGTAAGGCGGTTCGCAAAGAACGTCTACTATTTCTACGCTTACTTGGTACTCATTTTTATAGTGGTGCTGGCATTTAGGCACATCTACAAATCAAAGTTTACCAGAGATTGGACTTATGGGGTTGTAGAGGAAGTAAAAGGTGAACTTGTGAAGATAGACGTCCATGATGATATAAGGGCCAATGTAAAGCCCGGCAAGTACTGGGTCGAAAGTGCAGAAGAAGTTGAAGTTGGGGACATTGTAAAGGTTCTCGTGGAAGAGAGGATATTCAGGAGCTCTATTCCGAGGAGAGTGCTGGAAGTTCATAAAGCAAAACCCTCATCATCAGAAACTTCAACACAGCCAAAGGCTGAAAGTGAAGAGAGCAGTAGCAAGTAA